One Glycine soja cultivar W05 chromosome 2, ASM419377v2, whole genome shotgun sequence genomic region harbors:
- the LOC114394244 gene encoding CBL-interacting serine/threonine-protein kinase 6-like: MSEKEKGNNSEGQSTLLHGKYELGRVLGHGTFAKVYHARNLNTGQHVAMKVVGKEKVIKVGMMEQVKREISVMKMVKHQNIVELHEVMASKSKIYIAMELVRGGELFNKVSKGRLKEDVARLYFQQLISAVDFCHSRGVYHRDLKPENLLLDEHGNLKVSDFGLTAFSEHLKEDGLLHTTCGTPAYVSPEVIAKKGYDGAKADIWSCGVILYVLLAGFLPFQDDNLVAMYKKIYRGDFKCPPWFSLDARKLVTKLLDPNPNTRISISKVMESSWFKKPVPRKLAAEKVDLEEEKIESQLETINAFHIISLSEGFNLSPLFEDKRREEMRFATAGTPSTVISRLEEVAKAGKFDVRSSETKVRLQGQERGRKGKLAIAADIYAVTPSFMVVEVKKDNGDTLEYNQFCSKQLRPALKDIFWNSSQNSAPASA, translated from the coding sequence ATGAGTGAGAAAGAGAAAGGCAATAATAGTGAGGGACAGTCGACGTTGCTGCACGGCAAGTACGAGCTTGGTCGTGTGCTGGGGCACGGAACGTTCGCCAAGGTGTACCACGCGCGGAACCTGAATACAGGGCAGCACGTGGCCATGAAGGTGGTGGGAAAAGAAAAGGTGATAAAGGTCGGAATGATGGAGCAGGTGAAGAGGGAGATCTCGGTGATGAAGATGGTGAAGCACCAAAACATCGTCGAACTCCACGAAGTCATGGCCAGCAAGTCCAAGATCTATATTGCCATGGAACTCGTCCGCGGCGGAGAGCTCTTCAACAAGGTCTCTAAAGGCCGCTTAAAGGAGGACGTGGCAAGACTCTACTTCCAGCAGTTAATCTCCGCCGTCGACTTCTGCCACAGCCGCGGCGTCTACCACCGCGACCTCAAGCCGGAAAACCTCCTCCTGGACGAACACGGCAACCTCAAAGTCTCCGACTTCGGACTCACCGCTTTCTCCGAACACCTCAAGGAGGACGGGCTGTTACACACCACGTGCGGCACGCCTGCGTACGTGTCGCCTGAAGTGATAGCGAAAAAAGGCTATGACGGTGCCAAGGCTGATATATGGTCATGTGGTGTAATCCTCTACGTTCTCCTCGCAGGCTTTTTACCCTTTCAGGATGATAATTTGGTTgccatgtataaaaaaatttacagagGGGACTTCAAGTGTCCACCCTGGTTCTCTCTTGATGCCAGGAAGCTTGTCACCAAGCTTCTCGACCCGAATCCCAATACAAGGATTAGTATTTCCAAAGTGATGGAGTCTTCTTGGTTTAAGAAACCGGTGCCGAGGAAGCTTGCTGCCGAAAAGGTGGATTTGGAGGAGGAGAAGATTGAGAGCCAGCTGGAGACCATCAATGCTTTCCACATAATTTCCTTGTCGGAGGGGTTCAATTTGTCGCCCTTGTTCGAGGACAAGAGGAGGGAGGAGATGAGGTTCGCCACCGCGGGGACGCCCAGCACCGTCATTTCGCGGCTGGAGGAGGTGGCCAAGGCCGGGAAGTTCGACGTCAGGAGTAGCGAGACCAAGGTGAGGCTTCAGGGTCAGGAGCGTGGGAGGAAGGGGAAGCTGGCGATTGCCGCGGATATCTACGCCGTGACGCCGTCGTTTATGGTGGTGGAGGTCAAGAAGGACAATGGGGATACCTTGGAGTATAACCAGTTCTGCAGCAAACAGCTTCGCCCTGCGCTTAAGGATATCTTCTGGAATTCCTCCCAGAATTCCGCACCTGCTAGTGCTTGA